A single Rhipicephalus sanguineus isolate Rsan-2018 unplaced genomic scaffold, BIME_Rsan_1.4 Seq867, whole genome shotgun sequence DNA region contains:
- the LOC119378546 gene encoding juvenile hormone acid O-methyltransferase → MFPVAAHLTSTSCALLSRLSQCAKMSGKCFKSTKVPLMEHLAESQGRTMEVSSIKPPRFRARQYAHNNRLQRKDNNFVLDFCQPTFLQGCHGKMQFLDVGCGTGDFTRDCLLPRCLPCRRIVATDWSRDMIEYAKEHSAHVKIDYQQLDISADITDFLRRNGQFHRIYSFYCLQWVKNQDVALKNIASLLTPGGECLLLFPASTQATVCWRLLAKMDRWEKYSERLLAYIAPSQDMDKQEQIDYMCSLLKDAGLLPSIFATPRMATFDGWREEDIIGLHMSIVPINQLVSDDERKQLHDDVRAIVRKLHGPETDQSRFRMYIIKASKSKG, encoded by the exons ATGTTTCCCGTCGCAGCACACTTGACGAGCACAAGCTGTGCGCTTCTAAGCAGGTTGTCGCAATGTGCAAAGATGTCGG GGAAATGTTTCAAATCTACGAAGGTGCCGCTTATGGAACACCTAGCGGAATCGCAAGGCAGAACCATGGAAGTCAGTTCCATAAAGCCTCCCCGCTTCCGGGCCAGACAGTACGCCCACAACAACAGGCTTCAAAGAAAGGACAACAACTTCGTGCTCGACTTCTGCCAGCCGACCTTCCTGCAAGGCTGCCACGGGAAGATGCAGTTCCTCGACGTCGGCTGCGGTACCGGCGACTTCACGCGGGATTGCCTGCTGCCCCGCTGTTTGCCCTGTCGACGCATCGTGGCCACAGATTGGTCTCGAGACATGATCGAGTACGCGAAGGAGCACTCGGCCCACGTGAAGATCGACTACCAGCAGCTCGACATCTCCGCCGACATCACAGACTTTCTACGTCGCAACGGCCAGTTCCACAGGATCTACTCCTTCTACTGTCTGCAATGGGTGAAGAACCAGGACGTCGCGCTGAAGAACATCGCCAGCCTCTTGACGCCCGGAGGAGAGTGTCTGCTGCTGTTTCCAGCGTCCACTCAGGCCACCGTGTGCTGGCGATTGCTGGCCAAGATGGACCGCTGGGAAAAGTATTCGGAG AGACTGCTGGCGTACATCGCTCCCTCTCAGGACATGGACAAACAAGAGCAGATCGATTACATGTGCTCTCTGCTGAAGGACGCCGGACTTCTGCCTAGCATCTTCGCAACTCCGAGAATGGCAACCTTCGACGGCTGGCGTGAGGAGGACATAATCG GACTTCACATGAGTATCGTCCCAATCAACCAGTTAGTCTCCGACGACGAGCGGAAGCAGCTACACGATGACGTCAGAGCGATCGTCCGAAAGCTTCACGGGCCTGAGACGGACCAGTCCAGATTCCGCATGTACATCATCAAGGCCTCCAAGTCGAAGGGCTAG